A window of the Fulvia fulva chromosome 11, complete sequence genome harbors these coding sequences:
- a CDS encoding Bifonsecin B biosynthesis cluster protein A has product MTTSFRSTSQVRRCWGPGSAPHFLQGYNPSSPITNISVDMSLLRSLLYLSSVSLASAGVLGVQDTNALFARHDDQCAVTKDNQPDWYLRNLKTVRDIYDLTVYPNQVPIILGGGKAVPPGLFAPDAIGRVSPVGEFDNFEDSIEYFFALAPTPFTNPAGTAFYDAQVVNFVSSCPSVASSLVYFRTGTVDMLGNLNESLPTTTLSQVSFWHFNDKGEVDKYQSWIPNLQAWTKASSGIDYTNKQVQDAVAGGLCPVIQQRCQGKDLQFKDEQDCTKQLGAKPFGNFDEAWGDNLACRTIHVILTMVRPDIHCAHVGPTGGGKCIDIDYSVDYFDDADLFKEGEGTTFTCGPDLQPDDHVGAGPGAAKIFADLAKQVAEGKLQIPTIGGMSGAVQMPGMPGATRGQTPPKGQGQGR; this is encoded by the exons ATGACAACCTCATTCCGGTCGACGTCACAGGTGAGACGATGTTGGGGTCCAGGCTCTGCGCCCCATTTCCTGCAAGGCTATAACCCAAGCAGTCCAATCACCAATATAAG CGTCGACATGTCTCTTCTTCGCTCCCTGCTTTATCTCTCCTCGGTCTCCCTCGCCTCTGCGGGAGTGCTGGGTGTGCAGGATACCAATGCACTCTTTGCGAGGCATGATGACCAGTGTGCTGTTACGAAGGACAACCAGCCGGATTGGTATCTGAGGAATTTGAAGACAGTCAGAGATATCTACGATTTGACAGTCTACCCCAACCAAGTCCCAATCATCTTGGGCGGAGGCAAGGCCGTTCCTCCTGGCCTCTTTGCGCCTGATGCTATAGGGCGTGTCAGCCCTGTCGGAGAATTCGACAACTTCGAAGATTCGATCGA ATACTTCTTCGCCCTCGCCCCAACACCCTTCACCAACCCAGCCGGCACCGCCTTCTACGATGCCCAAGTCGTCAACTTCGTCTCATCATGCCCCAGCGTCGCCTCCTCCCTAGTCTACTTCCGTACCGGCACGGTCGACATGCTCGGCAACCTCAACGAAAGCTTGCCAACCACCACCCTCTCACAAGTCTCCTTCTGGCACTTCAACGACAAGGGCGAAGTCGACAAATATCAATCCTGGATCCCCAACCTCCAAGCCTGGACAAAAGCCAGCAGCGGTATCGACTACACCAACAAGCAAGTCCAGGATGCCGTTGCTGGAGGTCTCTGCCCAGTCATTCAGCAGCGCTGCCAGGGCAAGGACCTACAGTTCAAAGATGAACAAGACTGCACGAAGCAGCTTGGAGCTAAGCCTTTCGGTAACTTCGACGAGGCTTGGGGTGACAACCTCGCCTGCCGCACTATTCACGTCATCTTGACCATGGTCCGTCCAGACATTCACTGTGCTCACGTCGGCCCCACTGGTGGCGGCAAGTGCATCGACATCGACTACTCGGTGGACTACTTCGACGATGCGGACCTTTTCAAGGAGGGCGAGGGCACGACTTTTACTTGCGGGCCGGACCTACAGCCAGATGACCACGTCGGCGCCGGACCTGGAGCTGCGAAGATCTTTGCAGATCTCGCGAAGCAAGTCGCGGAGGGAAAGCTCCAGATCCCGACAATAGGTGGCATGAGCGGTGCTGTACAAATGCCAGGCATGCCAGGAGCCACAAGAGGTCAGACGCCACCAAAGGGCCAGGGCCAAGGTCGGTAA
- a CDS encoding Cytochrome P450 monooxygenase ptmK: MASNVPRSVLFLLGTATESVIITSVVPHEYLPTPPLSRVFVRLAILQLVLYAVYTWFIYPFLLSPLRSIPGPGGGKFLIGNGLATFERPAGQSFLKWMKEIPNDGLLHFRGFFNMDRLLVTDPKAIGEILVTRTYDFEKPAPLRNFLRYILGDGLIIVEGDVHKFQRKNIMPVFTFRAIKELYPIFWSKSCQLTQGVAQQIAEKSGGDSKDATAVVEVNHWANQVTMDIIGMAAMGRDFQSLKNGEDPLIVNYEELLEPTKEKQVYFLMNILFGPTLVSKLPWKINERSRIIQENITDISLQLVKDKKEMVKTEPKGHKDILSLLIQSNNFSDNQLVDQMLTFLAAGHETTSSAFTWTTFLLAKHPDIQTALRKEIRENLPSPNSPANDTDISAILETLPLLNGVCQETIRMYPTVPVTVRDCVKTTQLAGQHIPKGTQVILSPWATNRNPTLWGPDADKFIPERWIDTDEKTGDRRPNKNGGAPSNYAILTFLHGPRSCIGQGFAQAELRCLVAAWTGMFSMEMADPHEVVIPHGVVTTKPKNGMHLKLRKLDGW, encoded by the exons ATGGCTTCCAATGTGCCTCGATCGGTATTGTTCTTACTGGGGACTGCCACGGAATCTGTTATCATTACCTCTGTTGTACCTCACGAGTACCTACCAACGCCGCCATTGTCTCGCGTCTTCGTACGCCTAGCAATCTTACAGCTTGTGCTATATGCAGTCTACACTTGGTTCATCTACCCATTCTTGCTGAGTCCGCTAAGAAGCATACCGGGTCCAGGT GGCGGCAAGTTTCTCATCGGCAATGGACTCGCTACTTTCGAAAGGCCTGCTGGACAGTCGTTCCTCAAATGGATGAAAGAGATCCCGAACGACGGGCTTCTTCACTTCCGTGGTTTCTTCAACATGGACCGTCTACTGGTGACAGACCCGAAGGCCATTGGCGAGATTCTAGTCACCAGAACGTATGACTTCGAAAAACCTGCTCCACTCAGGAACTTCTTGCGATACATCCTTGGCGATGGGTTGATCATTGTTGAGGGCGATGTGCACAAATTCCAGCGCAAGAACATCATGCCCGTGTTCACTTTTCGCGCCATCAAGGAGCTCTATCCCATCTTCTGGAGCAAGTCGTGTCAACTCACACAAGGTGTGGCACAGCAGATTGCGGAGAAGTCGGGTGGCGATAGCAAAGATGCTACGGCTGTCGTGGAGGTGAACCACTGGGCGAACCAAGTCACTATGGATATTATTGGCATGGCTGCCATGGGCCGTGACTTCCAATCACTCAAGAATGGCGAAGATCCACTGATCGTTAACTACGAAGAGCTACTGGAGCCAACCAAGGAGAAGCAAGTCTACTTCTTGATGAACATTCTGTTCGGTCCAACCCTGGTCTCGAAGCTTCCCTGGAAAATCAACGAACGCAGCAGGATCATCCAGGAGAACATCACCGACATCAGTCTTCAACTCGTAAAGGACAAGAAAGAAATGGTCAAGACCGAGCCAAAGGGCCACAAAGATATCCTCTCCCTGCTCATCCAGTCCAACAACTTCTCCGACAACCAGCTCGTCGACCAAATGCTGACCTTCCTGGCTGCGGGACACGAGACTACATCCTCCGCCTTCACCTGGACCACATTCCTCCTCGCCAAGCACCCGGACATCCAGACCGCCCTCCGCAAAGAAATCCGCGAAAATCTCCCCTCCCCTAACTCCCCAGCCAACGACACCGACATCTCCGCTATCCTCGAAACTCTGCCCCTCCTCAACGGCGTCTGCCAAGAGACAATCCGCATGTACCCAACCGTCCCCGTCACAGTCCGCGACTGCGTCAAGACCACTCAACTAGCCGGTCAACACATTCCCAAGGGCACACAAGTCATCCTCTCACCCTGGGCTACGAACCGGAACCCAACCCTCTGGGGACCTGACGCCGACAAGTTCATCCCCGAGCGCTGGATCGATACTGATGAGAAGACCGGAGATCGCAGGCCTAATAAGAACGGAGGCGCGCCGAGCAACTACGCTATCTTGACCTTCTTACACGGCCCGAGGAGTTGCATTGGACAGGGTTTCGCGCAAGCTGAGTTGAGGTGTCTGGTGGCGGCTTGGACGGGGATGTTTAGTATGGAGATGGCGGATCCGCATGAGGTTGTTATTCCGCATGGGGTTGTGACGACGAAGCCGAAGAATGGGATGCATTTGAAGTTGAGGAAGTTGGATGGGTGGTGA